One stretch of Danio rerio strain Tuebingen ecotype United States chromosome 6, GRCz12tu, whole genome shotgun sequence DNA includes these proteins:
- the LOC137495858 gene encoding serine/threonine-protein kinase pim-3-like isoform X2, whose translation MSHMGEERGEDTRDSTTELPGFLAPLPSHLADSASTDQRNSKRKRQSSSQQTLSTSSSRPAKRSRRDLYQKGPLLGRGGFGSVFAGMRRSDGLPVAIKYVSKDRTPERLKVDGQGRLPLEVALMTRVTSAPACPSVLQLLDWFDRPRRYILILERPDPCQDLQSFCEENGCLDERLAKKVLVQLIAALKHCESRGVLHRDVKPENLLISTESQDIKLLDFGCGDLLKHSAYKYFAGTPAYAPPEWFRRHRYHATPATVWSVGVTLYNILCDRFPFRGAQRVTSRSRLTFPRSLSTGMSMGSTKECHAAHNPRKVPTSP comes from the exons atgtcccacatgggtgaagaaagaggag AAGATACACGGGACAGCACCACTGAGCTTCCTGGTTTTTTGGCTCCTCTGCCTTCACATTTGGCTGATTCTGCATCCACAGACCAGAGGAACAGCAAGAGGAAAAGGCAGAGCAGCAGCCAGCAAACACTGTCCACCTCGTCCAGCAGACCagccaaacgctctcgcagag acttgtaccagaagggcccgttgctgggacgaggtggattcggctctgtgtttgctgggatgcgcaggtctgatggactgcca GTGGCCATCAAGTATGTGTCAAAGGACCGGACCCCCGAGCGACTGAAAGTT gatggtcagggtcggctgccgctggaggtggcattgatgacccgtgtcacgtcagctcctgcctgccccagtgtcctgcagctgctggactggtttgaccgtcccagacgctacatcctgatcctggagcgaccggatccttgccaagatctccagagcttctgtgaggagaacggctgtctggatgagcgtctggccaagaaagtgctggtgcagctgatcgcggccctaaaacactgcgagagccgcggcgtcctgcaccgggacgtcaaaccagaaaacctgctgatctccacagaatcccaggacatcaagctgctggacttcggctgtggagatctgctgaagcactcggcctacaaatactttgcAG GCACTCCTGCATACGCTCCTCCTGAGTGGTTTCGTAGACATCGCTACCATGCGACTCCAGCTACAGtctggtcagtaggagtgacgctctacaacatcctgtgtgaccgtttcccattcagaggcgcacagagggtcacgtccagaagcagactgaccttccccaggagcttgtcaacag
- the LOC137495946 gene encoding serine/threonine-protein kinase pim-3-like isoform X3 has protein sequence MSHMGEERGEDTRDCTTELPGFLAPLPSHLADSASTDQRNSKRKRQSSSQQTASTSSSRPAKRSRRDLYQKGPLLGRGGFGSVFAGMRRSDGLPVAIKYVSKDRTPERLKVDGQGRLPLEVALMTRVTSAPACPSVLQLLDWFDRPRRYILILERPDPCQDLQSFCEENGCLDERLAKKVLVQLIAALKHCESRGVLHRDVKPENLLISTESQDIKLLDFGCGDVLKRSAYKYFAGTPAYAPPEWFRRHRYHATPATVWSVGVTLYNILCDRFPFRGAQRVTSRSRLTFPRSLSTECRQLIRWCLSAAPADRPSLADIESHPWLHCTEGEQEGQRN, from the exons atgtcccacatgggtgaagaaagaggag AAGATACACGGGACTGCACCACTGAGCTTCCTGGTTTTTTGGCTCCTCTGCCTTCACATTTGGCTGATTCTGCATCCACAGACCAGAGGAACAGCAAGAGGAAAAGGCAGAGCAGCAGCCAGCAAACAGCGTCCACCTCGTCCAGCAGACCagccaaacgctctcgcagag acttgtaccagaagggcccgttgctgggacgaggtggattcggctctgtgtttgctgggatgcgcaggtctgatggactgcca GTGGCCATCAAGTATGTGTCAAAGGACCGGACCCCCGAGCGACTGAAAGTT gatggtcagggtcggctgccgctggaggtggcattgatgacccgtgtcacgtcagctcctgcctgccccagtgtcctgcagctgctggactggtttgaccgtcccagacgctacatcctgatcctggagcgaccggatccttgccaagatctccagagcttctgtgaggagaacggctgtctggatgagcgtcttgcaaagaaagtgctggtgcagctgattgCGGCCCTtaaacactgcgagagccgcggcgtcctgcaccgggacgtcaaaccagaaaacctcctgatctccacagagtcccaggacatcaagctgctggacttcggctgtggagatgTGCTGAAGCgatcggcctacaaatactttgcTG GCACTCCTGCATACGCTCCTCCTGAGTGGTTTCGTAGACATCGCTACCATGCGACTCCAGCTACAGtctggtcagtaggagtgacgctctacaacatcctgtgtgaccgtttcccattcagaggcgcacagagggtcacgtccagaagcagactgaccttccctaggagcttgtcaacag agtgccgtcagctgattcgctggtgtctcagtgcagcACCGGCTGATCGACCCAGTTTAGCTGACATTGAGAGCCATCCCTGGTTGCACTGCACAG AAGGAGAGCAGGAGGGGCAGAGGAACTGA
- the LOC137495858 gene encoding serine/threonine-protein kinase pim-3-like isoform X1: protein MSHMGEERGEDTRDSTTELPGFLAPLPSHLADSASTDQRNSKRKRQSSSQQTLSTSSSRPAKRSRRDLYQKGPLLGRGGFGSVFAGMRRSDGLPVAIKYVSKDRTPERLKVDGQGRLPLEVALMTRVTSAPACPSVLQLLDWFDRPRRYILILERPDPCQDLQSFCEENGCLDERLAKKVLVQLIAALKHCESRGVLHRDVKPENLLISTESQDIKLLDFGCGDLLKHSAYKYFAGTPAYAPPEWFRRHRYHATPATVWSVGVTLYNILCDRFPFRGAQRVTSRSRLTFPRSLSTECRQLIRWCLSAAPADRPSLDDIESHPWLHCTEGEQEGQRN from the exons atgtcccacatgggtgaagaaagaggag AAGATACACGGGACAGCACCACTGAGCTTCCTGGTTTTTTGGCTCCTCTGCCTTCACATTTGGCTGATTCTGCATCCACAGACCAGAGGAACAGCAAGAGGAAAAGGCAGAGCAGCAGCCAGCAAACACTGTCCACCTCGTCCAGCAGACCagccaaacgctctcgcagag acttgtaccagaagggcccgttgctgggacgaggtggattcggctctgtgtttgctgggatgcgcaggtctgatggactgcca GTGGCCATCAAGTATGTGTCAAAGGACCGGACCCCCGAGCGACTGAAAGTT gatggtcagggtcggctgccgctggaggtggcattgatgacccgtgtcacgtcagctcctgcctgccccagtgtcctgcagctgctggactggtttgaccgtcccagacgctacatcctgatcctggagcgaccggatccttgccaagatctccagagcttctgtgaggagaacggctgtctggatgagcgtctggccaagaaagtgctggtgcagctgatcgcggccctaaaacactgcgagagccgcggcgtcctgcaccgggacgtcaaaccagaaaacctgctgatctccacagaatcccaggacatcaagctgctggacttcggctgtggagatctgctgaagcactcggcctacaaatactttgcAG GCACTCCTGCATACGCTCCTCCTGAGTGGTTTCGTAGACATCGCTACCATGCGACTCCAGCTACAGtctggtcagtaggagtgacgctctacaacatcctgtgtgaccgtttcccattcagaggcgcacagagggtcacgtccagaagcagactgaccttccccaggagcttgtcaacag agtgccgtcagctgattcgctggtgtctcagtgcagcACCGGCTGATCGACCCAGTTTAGATGACATTGAGAGCCATCCCTGGTTGCACTGCACAG AAGGAGAGCAGGAGGGGCAGAGGAACTGA
- the LOC137495946 gene encoding serine/threonine-protein kinase pim-3-like isoform X2: protein MIPVDLPNGEQFHLCPLLHYSWRRLSMSHMGEERGEDTRDCTTELPGFLAPLPSHLADSASTDQRNSKRKRQSSSQQTASTSSSRPAKRSRRDLYQKGPLLGRGGFGSVFAGMRRSDGLPVAIKYVSKDRTPERLKVDGQGRLPLEVALMTRVTSAPACPSVLQLLDWFDRPRRYILILERPDPCQDLQSFCEENGCLDERLAKKVLVQLIAALKHCESRGVLHRDVKPENLLISTESQDIKLLDFGCGDVLKRSAYKYFAGTPAYAPPEWFRRHRYHATPATVWSVGVTLYNILCDRFPFRGAQRVTSRSRLTFPRSLSTGNDHHFCHEDSCSAPEPMPSTD, encoded by the exons ATGATTCCTGTAGATCTCCCGAATGGAGAACAATTTCATCTTTGTCCACTTCTTCATTATA gttggaggagattgtccatgtcccacatgggtgaagaaagaggag AAGATACACGGGACTGCACCACTGAGCTTCCTGGTTTTTTGGCTCCTCTGCCTTCACATTTGGCTGATTCTGCATCCACAGACCAGAGGAACAGCAAGAGGAAAAGGCAGAGCAGCAGCCAGCAAACAGCGTCCACCTCGTCCAGCAGACCagccaaacgctctcgcagag acttgtaccagaagggcccgttgctgggacgaggtggattcggctctgtgtttgctgggatgcgcaggtctgatggactgcca GTGGCCATCAAGTATGTGTCAAAGGACCGGACCCCCGAGCGACTGAAAGTT gatggtcagggtcggctgccgctggaggtggcattgatgacccgtgtcacgtcagctcctgcctgccccagtgtcctgcagctgctggactggtttgaccgtcccagacgctacatcctgatcctggagcgaccggatccttgccaagatctccagagcttctgtgaggagaacggctgtctggatgagcgtcttgcaaagaaagtgctggtgcagctgattgCGGCCCTtaaacactgcgagagccgcggcgtcctgcaccgggacgtcaaaccagaaaacctcctgatctccacagagtcccaggacatcaagctgctggacttcggctgtggagatgTGCTGAAGCgatcggcctacaaatactttgcTG GCACTCCTGCATACGCTCCTCCTGAGTGGTTTCGTAGACATCGCTACCATGCGACTCCAGCTACAGtctggtcagtaggagtgacgctctacaacatcctgtgtgaccgtttcccattcagaggcgcacagagggtcacgtccagaagcagactgaccttccctaggagcttgtcaacag GTAATGATCATCATTTTTGTCATGAAGACTCCTGCTCCGCACCAGAGCCAATGCCTTCCACTGACTGA
- the LOC137495946 gene encoding serine/threonine-protein kinase pim-3-like isoform X4, with product MSHMGEERGEDTRDCTTELPGFLAPLPSHLADSASTDQRNSKRKRQSSSQQTASTSSSRPAKRSRRDLYQKGPLLGRGGFGSVFAGMRRSDGLPVAIKYVSKDRTPERLKVDGQGRLPLEVALMTRVTSAPACPSVLQLLDWFDRPRRYILILERPDPCQDLQSFCEENGCLDERLAKKVLVQLIAALKHCESRGVLHRDVKPENLLISTESQDIKLLDFGCGDVLKRSAYKYFAGTPAYAPPEWFRRHRYHATPATVWSVGVTLYNILCDRFPFRGAQRVTSRSRLTFPRSLSTGNDHHFCHEDSCSAPEPMPSTD from the exons atgtcccacatgggtgaagaaagaggag AAGATACACGGGACTGCACCACTGAGCTTCCTGGTTTTTTGGCTCCTCTGCCTTCACATTTGGCTGATTCTGCATCCACAGACCAGAGGAACAGCAAGAGGAAAAGGCAGAGCAGCAGCCAGCAAACAGCGTCCACCTCGTCCAGCAGACCagccaaacgctctcgcagag acttgtaccagaagggcccgttgctgggacgaggtggattcggctctgtgtttgctgggatgcgcaggtctgatggactgcca GTGGCCATCAAGTATGTGTCAAAGGACCGGACCCCCGAGCGACTGAAAGTT gatggtcagggtcggctgccgctggaggtggcattgatgacccgtgtcacgtcagctcctgcctgccccagtgtcctgcagctgctggactggtttgaccgtcccagacgctacatcctgatcctggagcgaccggatccttgccaagatctccagagcttctgtgaggagaacggctgtctggatgagcgtcttgcaaagaaagtgctggtgcagctgattgCGGCCCTtaaacactgcgagagccgcggcgtcctgcaccgggacgtcaaaccagaaaacctcctgatctccacagagtcccaggacatcaagctgctggacttcggctgtggagatgTGCTGAAGCgatcggcctacaaatactttgcTG GCACTCCTGCATACGCTCCTCCTGAGTGGTTTCGTAGACATCGCTACCATGCGACTCCAGCTACAGtctggtcagtaggagtgacgctctacaacatcctgtgtgaccgtttcccattcagaggcgcacagagggtcacgtccagaagcagactgaccttccctaggagcttgtcaacag GTAATGATCATCATTTTTGTCATGAAGACTCCTGCTCCGCACCAGAGCCAATGCCTTCCACTGACTGA
- the LOC137495946 gene encoding serine/threonine-protein kinase pim-3-like isoform X1 gives MIPVDLPNGEQFHLCPLLHYSWRRLSMSHMGEERGEDTRDCTTELPGFLAPLPSHLADSASTDQRNSKRKRQSSSQQTASTSSSRPAKRSRRDLYQKGPLLGRGGFGSVFAGMRRSDGLPVAIKYVSKDRTPERLKVDGQGRLPLEVALMTRVTSAPACPSVLQLLDWFDRPRRYILILERPDPCQDLQSFCEENGCLDERLAKKVLVQLIAALKHCESRGVLHRDVKPENLLISTESQDIKLLDFGCGDVLKRSAYKYFAGTPAYAPPEWFRRHRYHATPATVWSVGVTLYNILCDRFPFRGAQRVTSRSRLTFPRSLSTECRQLIRWCLSAAPADRPSLADIESHPWLHCTEGEQEGQRN, from the exons ATGATTCCTGTAGATCTCCCGAATGGAGAACAATTTCATCTTTGTCCACTTCTTCATTATA gttggaggagattgtccatgtcccacatgggtgaagaaagaggag AAGATACACGGGACTGCACCACTGAGCTTCCTGGTTTTTTGGCTCCTCTGCCTTCACATTTGGCTGATTCTGCATCCACAGACCAGAGGAACAGCAAGAGGAAAAGGCAGAGCAGCAGCCAGCAAACAGCGTCCACCTCGTCCAGCAGACCagccaaacgctctcgcagag acttgtaccagaagggcccgttgctgggacgaggtggattcggctctgtgtttgctgggatgcgcaggtctgatggactgcca GTGGCCATCAAGTATGTGTCAAAGGACCGGACCCCCGAGCGACTGAAAGTT gatggtcagggtcggctgccgctggaggtggcattgatgacccgtgtcacgtcagctcctgcctgccccagtgtcctgcagctgctggactggtttgaccgtcccagacgctacatcctgatcctggagcgaccggatccttgccaagatctccagagcttctgtgaggagaacggctgtctggatgagcgtcttgcaaagaaagtgctggtgcagctgattgCGGCCCTtaaacactgcgagagccgcggcgtcctgcaccgggacgtcaaaccagaaaacctcctgatctccacagagtcccaggacatcaagctgctggacttcggctgtggagatgTGCTGAAGCgatcggcctacaaatactttgcTG GCACTCCTGCATACGCTCCTCCTGAGTGGTTTCGTAGACATCGCTACCATGCGACTCCAGCTACAGtctggtcagtaggagtgacgctctacaacatcctgtgtgaccgtttcccattcagaggcgcacagagggtcacgtccagaagcagactgaccttccctaggagcttgtcaacag agtgccgtcagctgattcgctggtgtctcagtgcagcACCGGCTGATCGACCCAGTTTAGCTGACATTGAGAGCCATCCCTGGTTGCACTGCACAG AAGGAGAGCAGGAGGGGCAGAGGAACTGA